The following proteins are co-located in the Calliphora vicina chromosome 2, idCalVici1.1, whole genome shotgun sequence genome:
- the drongo gene encoding probable cyclin-dependent serine/threonine-protein kinase DDB_G0292550, whose product MAMVRKKQDDKYLEALRELITTGGGNRQCFDCGQKGPTYVNMTIGSFVCTRCSGVLRGITPPHRVKSISMATFTQDEIDFLKAHGNDVCAKTWLGLWDPKRAVHQDQRELMIDKYERKRYYLEPASPLKSLTNATNLKTTATTASTAAATSSSSTSSASVTASSANSSQNNSNNKTQIQLTPPTSQRTTANGLHKTSSTAISRPQHTTPQPQNGFSSSLSNHNTDAFGLHNGLNSSVGSMSTGALSDTSSCASANGFGAEADFVADFGSADIFNATVASSPASSVGSSTTNNNGYAKIQPMKISAAAHQQFMNGHGGGGGNNATTNLQNGNLSNGNTENFADFDHAPIYNAAVEEPSNYQFVRKNAIRKKSTSSISGSIIRRNERQLKDILEMDNNENAVDYINFNEDEVFGDTKTTANTNKSGGYSNLFDDFDVLLTLDDDNRQQTNFKEFESDYANVAVGGDHLANGSKFTPLALAAHATAMAVLGNQSHFNSQLQTANQWDVWPTSSMNVAAATLPTKSSTTVAATTPWFPSNNLIQQHSYEVPPTQQQQHQQHLYASIANFNSGNLHTNQQQLQHSQSQYFPSSTFSTQSLTTFETAKTTTMSTAVATSTTMPTSNMITSSSATTSLPINNNNNKNSTTNGFNNNNNISNHNNNNINNNNNSSAPAEDRYAALKDLDEQLRESKAVAAQAASIVTANVVDSGFGNPNVNGTVNPFAAHHHHQQQQQQQHQQQSAVVNPFQNASNNPTQNTTQQLFGQMTLIPNGIAAANGFLNAQKTHTANTGFFNYTASGFTNANTPQLQIQQQQHQQQHQQQQQQHQASLLYPTSIQTGPNGCGFGFGTLQQQIASTGTGLTTNTFNNPFAATGALNSNNPFL is encoded by the exons ACGCGGCATTACACCACCACATCGTGTCAAATCCATATCGATGGCCACCTTTACACAAGATGAAATTGATTTTCTTAAAGCACATGGTAATGATGTCTGTGCCAAAACATGGTTGGGTCTGTGGGATCCAAAACGTGCTGTGCACCAGGATCAGCGTGAATTGATGATTGACAAATATGAGCGTAAACGTTATTACTTAGAGCCAGCTAGTCCCCTAAAATCTCTAACAAATGCCACAAATCTTAAGACTACTGCTACAACAGCATCAACAGCCGCAgccacatcatcatcatcaacgtcCTCAGCCTCAGTAACAGCGTCTTCGGCGAATAGTAGccaaaataattctaataataaGACACAAATACAACTAACACCACCAACATCGCAACGTACTACAGCCAATGGTCTGCACAAGACCTCCTCAACCGCCATCAGTCGTCCTCAGCATACAACACCACAGCCCCAGAATGGCTTCTCCAGCTCTCTGTCGAATCACAACACAGATGCTTTCGGTCTACACAATGGTTTGAATTCATCGGTCGGCTCCATGTCCACCGGTGCTCTCTCCGATACTAGCAGTTGTGCCAGTGCCAATGGCTTCGGAGCAGAGGCGGATTTTGTGGCCGATTTTGGTTCGGCCGATATATTTAATGCCACTGTAGCCAGTTCGCCGGCCTCATCGGTCGGTTCGTCGACGACAAACAATAATGGTTATGCCAAAATACAACCAATGAAAATCTCTGCAGCTGCTCATCAGCAATTTATGAATGGCCATGGCGGTGGTGGCGGTAATAATGCCACCACAAACTTACAAAATGGTAATCTGAGTAATGGAAATACCGagaattttgctgattttgatCATGCACCAATTTACAATGCTGCAG TTGAAGAACCAAGCAATTATCAGTTTGTAAGGAAAAATGCCATACGAAAAAAATCGACTTCCAGTATATCCGGTTCAATAATACGTCGAAACGAAAGACAATTAAAGGATATACTGGAAATGGATAATAACGAAAATGCAGTAGACTATATCAACTTTAATGAGGATGAGGTATTTGGTGATACCAAGACAACGGCAAATACCAACAAGTCGGGGGGTTATAGTAATCTCTTTGACGATTTCGATGTTCTGCTGACACTGGACGACGACAACAGGCAGCAGACGAATTTCAAAGAATTTGAAAGTGATTATGCGAATGTAGCTGTAGGAGGAGATCACTTGGCAAATGGTAGTAAATTTACGCCTTTGGCTTTGGCAGCTCATGCGACTGCCATGGCGGTGTTGGGCAATCAAAGTCATTTCAATAGTCAACTACAAACGGCAAACCAATGGGATGTTTGGCCTACATCTAGCATGAATGTAGCGGCGGCAACACTACCAACAAAGTCAAGCACAACGGTGGCAGCAACGACACCATGGTTTCCTAGCAATAATTTAATACAGCAGCATTCTTATGAAGTGCCACCaacacagcaacagcaacatcagCAACATCTTTATGCTTCGATAGCCAATTTTAATTCGGGGAATTTACATACTAATCAACAGCAACTGCAACATTCACAGTCACAATACTTTCCCTCCAGCACATTTTCAACACAATCATTAACAACATTTGAAACagccaaaacaacaacaatgtccACAGCAGtagcaacatcaacaacaatgcCAACATCGAACATGATaacatcatcatcagcaacaacga gtCTTCcaattaataataacaataacaaaaattccaCAACAAATGgttttaataataacaacaacatcagcaaccacaacaacaacaatataaataataacaataattccTCAGCACCCGCAGAAGATCGTTATGCAGCCTTAAAAGATTTAGATGAACAATTGAGAGAAAGTAAAGCTGTGGCTGCCCAGGCCGCCTCAATAGTGACAGCAAATGTGGTAGATTCTGGTTTTGGAAATC CCAATGTGAATGGGACAGTGAATCCTTTTGCTgcacaccatcatcatcaacagcagcagcaacagcagcatcaACAGCAGTCAGCTGTTGTCAATCCTTTTCAAAATGCGTCAAACAATCCAACGCAAAATACAACACAACAGTTGTTTGGTCAAATGACTTTAATACCAAATGGAATAGCTGCGGCAAATGGTTTTTTAAATGCTCAAAAAACTCATACTGCCAATACGGGATTCTTTAATTATACGGCAAGTGGATTTACAAATGCCAATACACCACaactacaaatacaacaacaacagcatcagcaacaacatcaacaacaacaacagcaacatcagGCATCCCTTTTGTATCCAACATCAATACAAACAGGACCAAATGGTTGTGGCTTTGGTTTTGGTACACTACAACAGCAAATCGCCTCAACTGGCACGGGTCTAACaacaaatacttttaataatccATTTGCT